A window of the Acanthochromis polyacanthus isolate Apoly-LR-REF ecotype Palm Island chromosome 10, KAUST_Apoly_ChrSc, whole genome shotgun sequence genome harbors these coding sequences:
- the gdpd2 gene encoding glycerophosphoinositol inositolphosphodiesterase GDPD2 isoform X2, whose product MSHNNSCCRFCCRGLYSCNWGDSSKSKRKCGCCWFSVVTLMSLLSLCWMYICLVTFNDREDVNWQGFTQLKRWVNWFMVLIIISAVFTSYCVLLLLFALFQVALGEQLDLHWLHKIFLFFGVIFLTFGVTGISVKWAQEWPAVLLSLQATGPFLQFGAVGALTLLSSFVFQGFHRAKIGHKFLIAVVFLVVSAAIFLCPLFIRSPCLIDPKDLPEKPKLIGHRGAPMLAPENTMMSFHRSIACNVTAFETDVQLSKDRIPFLMHDNKSEFLLRTTNVKEKFPKKKFNHSTDLTLEELQSLNAGEWFLKTDPFRSVSQLSEEEKETARNQTIPSLLQLLNLAKQHNISVIFDLKSSNLENDTVDTVDTILKSGIDPSLVLWLPPREREYVNMAAPGFTQVYDNKKDMLNKSGSHLNVKYSSLSTKKISELRRNNVTVNLWVVNERWLFSLLWCVGASSVTTNSCHLLKDVHQPDWVLPHHRYTIIWISVDIASILIMIGICIFHWKTHRCCRREEMQRNNPSSWNEKELHPFLPTGQFDGHQRL is encoded by the exons ATGTCTCACaacaacagctgctgcagattttgCTGCAGGGGCTTGTACAGCTGCAACTGGGGGGATTCAAGTAAAAGTAAGAGAAAA tgtGGGTGCTGCTGGTTCTCAGTGGTCACGTTGATGTCCCTGCTCTCCCTGTGTTGGATGTACATTTGTCTGGTCACTTTTAACGACCGTGAGGACGTCAACTG GCAGGGGTTCACACAGCTCAAACGGTGGGTGAACTGGTTCATGGTGCTGATCATCATTTCTGCTGTGTTCACCAGCTActgtgttctgctgctg CTCTTTGCGCTGTTCCAAGTTGCCTTAGGAGAACAACTCGACTTACACTGGCTGCACAAG ATCTTCTTATTTTTCGGTGTCATATTCCTCACTTTCGGGGTCACAGGAATCAGTGTGAAGTGGGCTCAAGAATGGCCAGCTGTTCTTCTTTCACTGCAG GCCACTGGTCCTTTCTTACAGTTTGGTGCCGTTGGAGCGTTGACTCTGCTGAGCTCATTCGTCTTCCAGGGCTTCCACAGGGCCAAAATAG GTCACAAGTTCCTGATTGCGGTGGTATTTCTCGTGGTGTCAGCAGCCATCTTCCTGTGTCCCCTGTTCATCCGGTCTCCTTGTCTAATAGATCCGAAAGATCTGCCTGAAAAGCCAAAACTCATTGGCCACAGAGGCGCTCCAATG CTGGCTCCAGAGAACACCATGATGTCCTTCCACAGGAGCATCGCGTGCAACGTGACAGCCTTTGAAACAGACGTGCAGCTCAG TAAAGACAGAATTCCCTTCTTGATGCATGACAATAAGTCTGAGTTCTTGCTGCGAACAACGAATGTTAAAGAGAAGTTTCCCAAAAAGAAATTCAACCACAGCACTGACCTGACCTTGGAGGAACTGCAGAGTCTGAATGCAGGTGAATGGTTCCTAAAG ACAGATCCCTTCCGCTCAGTGTCCCAGCTCTCggaagaggagaaggaaacAGCCAGAAATCAGACTATTCCCTCCTTACTTCAGCTCCTTAACCTCGCTAAGCAGCACAACATCTCAGTGATATTTGATCTAAAAAGTTCCAACCTGGAGAATGACACAGTGGACACAGTGGACACCATCTTAAAGTCTGGCATTGACCCGAGCCTG gttctctggcttcctcctcGAGAAAGAGAATATGTAAACATGGCAGCACCGGGCTTCACCCAGGTCTACGACAACAAAAAGGATATGCTTAATAAATCGGGAAGTCACCTAAATGTGAAGTACAGCAGTCTGAGTACGAAAAAAATCag TGAACTTCGGAGGAATAATGTCACAGTGAACCTGTGGGTGGTTAATGAGCGCTGGCTGTTCTCTCTGCTGTGGTGTGTAGGAGCCAGCTCTGTCACTACCAACTCCTGCCACCTCCTGAAAGATGTGCACCAGCCTGACTGGGTCCTG cctCATCACAGATACACAATAATATGGATTTCAGTGGATATTGCATCTATTCTGATAATGATTGGAATCTGCATCTTTCATTG GAAAACACACCGCTGCTGTCGCAGAGAAG AGATGCAAAGAAACAACCCTTCATCCTGGAATGAGAAAGAACTGCATCCTTTCTTACCCACTGGGCAGTTCGACGGACATCAGAGGCTGTGA
- the gdpd2 gene encoding glycerophosphoinositol inositolphosphodiesterase GDPD2 isoform X1 gives MSHNNSCCRFCCRGLYSCNWGDSSKSKRKCGCCWFSVVTLMSLLSLCWMYICLVTFNDREDVNWQGFTQLKRWVNWFMVLIIISAVFTSYCVLLLLFALFQVALGEQLDLHWLHKIFLFFGVIFLTFGVTGISVKWAQEWPAVLLSLQATGPFLQFGAVGALTLLSSFVFQGFHRAKIGHKFLIAVVFLVVSAAIFLCPLFIRSPCLIDPKDLPEKPKLIGHRGAPMLAPENTMMSFHRSIACNVTAFETDVQLSKDRIPFLMHDNKSEFLLRTTNVKEKFPKKKFNHSTDLTLEELQSLNAGEWFLKTDPFRSVSQLSEEEKETARNQTIPSLLQLLNLAKQHNISVIFDLKSSNLENDTVDTVDTILKSGIDPSLVLWLPPREREYVNMAAPGFTQVYDNKKDMLNKSGSHLNVKYSSLSTKKISELRRNNVTVNLWVVNERWLFSLLWCVGASSVTTNSCHLLKDVHQPDWVLPHHRYTIIWISVDIASILIMIGICIFHWKTHRCCRREGTRCKETTLHPGMRKNCILSYPLGSSTDIRGCDPETVIHPFLSGADLIWT, from the exons ATGTCTCACaacaacagctgctgcagattttgCTGCAGGGGCTTGTACAGCTGCAACTGGGGGGATTCAAGTAAAAGTAAGAGAAAA tgtGGGTGCTGCTGGTTCTCAGTGGTCACGTTGATGTCCCTGCTCTCCCTGTGTTGGATGTACATTTGTCTGGTCACTTTTAACGACCGTGAGGACGTCAACTG GCAGGGGTTCACACAGCTCAAACGGTGGGTGAACTGGTTCATGGTGCTGATCATCATTTCTGCTGTGTTCACCAGCTActgtgttctgctgctg CTCTTTGCGCTGTTCCAAGTTGCCTTAGGAGAACAACTCGACTTACACTGGCTGCACAAG ATCTTCTTATTTTTCGGTGTCATATTCCTCACTTTCGGGGTCACAGGAATCAGTGTGAAGTGGGCTCAAGAATGGCCAGCTGTTCTTCTTTCACTGCAG GCCACTGGTCCTTTCTTACAGTTTGGTGCCGTTGGAGCGTTGACTCTGCTGAGCTCATTCGTCTTCCAGGGCTTCCACAGGGCCAAAATAG GTCACAAGTTCCTGATTGCGGTGGTATTTCTCGTGGTGTCAGCAGCCATCTTCCTGTGTCCCCTGTTCATCCGGTCTCCTTGTCTAATAGATCCGAAAGATCTGCCTGAAAAGCCAAAACTCATTGGCCACAGAGGCGCTCCAATG CTGGCTCCAGAGAACACCATGATGTCCTTCCACAGGAGCATCGCGTGCAACGTGACAGCCTTTGAAACAGACGTGCAGCTCAG TAAAGACAGAATTCCCTTCTTGATGCATGACAATAAGTCTGAGTTCTTGCTGCGAACAACGAATGTTAAAGAGAAGTTTCCCAAAAAGAAATTCAACCACAGCACTGACCTGACCTTGGAGGAACTGCAGAGTCTGAATGCAGGTGAATGGTTCCTAAAG ACAGATCCCTTCCGCTCAGTGTCCCAGCTCTCggaagaggagaaggaaacAGCCAGAAATCAGACTATTCCCTCCTTACTTCAGCTCCTTAACCTCGCTAAGCAGCACAACATCTCAGTGATATTTGATCTAAAAAGTTCCAACCTGGAGAATGACACAGTGGACACAGTGGACACCATCTTAAAGTCTGGCATTGACCCGAGCCTG gttctctggcttcctcctcGAGAAAGAGAATATGTAAACATGGCAGCACCGGGCTTCACCCAGGTCTACGACAACAAAAAGGATATGCTTAATAAATCGGGAAGTCACCTAAATGTGAAGTACAGCAGTCTGAGTACGAAAAAAATCag TGAACTTCGGAGGAATAATGTCACAGTGAACCTGTGGGTGGTTAATGAGCGCTGGCTGTTCTCTCTGCTGTGGTGTGTAGGAGCCAGCTCTGTCACTACCAACTCCTGCCACCTCCTGAAAGATGTGCACCAGCCTGACTGGGTCCTG cctCATCACAGATACACAATAATATGGATTTCAGTGGATATTGCATCTATTCTGATAATGATTGGAATCTGCATCTTTCATTG GAAAACACACCGCTGCTGTCGCAGAGAAGGTACT AGATGCAAAGAAACAACCCTTCATCCTGGAATGAGAAAGAACTGCATCCTTTCTTACCCACTGGGCAGTTCGACGGACATCAGAGGCTGTGACCCTGAAACTGTCATTCATCCGTTTCTGTCCGGTGCAGATTTGATTTGGACCTGA